Genomic segment of Chloracidobacterium sp. N:
TTTTCTTCGAGCTTAAGCGCATTGGTGCAGAAGATCACATGCTTGTCGCGGGCAAACAGCCCTTCAAGCAGCTCTTTGAGTTCCGGGTACAGGCATGGCTCACCGCCGCAGATGTTGACGATGGGCGCGCCGCAGGCATCCACCGCAGCAAAGCACTGTTCCGGCGGCAGCCGGTCGGAGAGCTTGCCGGTGTAACGCTCGGTCGAACAGCCCAGGCAGGCGAGGTTGCAGGTGTAGAGCGGTTCGAGCATGAGCACGGTCGGGTAACGTTTCCGACCAAGGCGTTCCATTCTGGCGCGGTGGCGGGCTTGCGCAATCGTGAATTGAAGGGGGAAGCGCATGATGTTTCGGTCTCGGCGTGGGCGACTTCGGGAAAACTCCGGTGGTGCCGGTGATTGCCCTTGTACTTGGCGTTTTCAAGGTTGCCGTTGGTATCACATCTGACAGTCGTCAACAATGACGGCTTCCGTTGCTGAGCCTCACAGGTCTCCCGCACCCTGTGCTGCGCGTAACTGTTCCGGCTGGCGAAAGCGGCAATGCCGTGGGGATGACCCGACGGGTGCCCTGGCAAGGAAACAGCCAGGGCGCTGGCCCTTGTTTTGGAACGAAGGTGTGCCTAACGTAAGCCCCAGTGTTCACCCTGGCGAAAGGACGTACCAACCTCCATGTCTGCTCCACACACCGCACCCGATACCCCGGCGACCGGGGACCTGCCAACCTACCAGATGCTCATTGACGGACAGCTCGTTGGGGCTGAAAACGGGCGTGTCTTTCACACGGTTTCGCCGGCCGATGGGACGCCGCTGGCGGCCGTTCCCCATGCTTCAGTTGCCGACGCCGAGCGGGCCGTACAGGCGGCGCGCGCAGCCTATGAACTGGGCACCTGGCGCAACGCTGATGGCTCCATGCGGGCGAAGATTCTGAACCGGCTGGCTGACCTCATCGAAGCCAATCTCGATGTTCTGGCGCAGCTTGAAGCCAGGGATCAGGGCAAGCCGGTCGGCTATGCCCGCGCCTTTGAAATCCCGGTGGTGGTGGACACGTTCCGGCACTTTGCCGGCTGGGCCGACAAAATCTACGGTGAAACCATCCCGGTGCCGGCATCGGGGTTGGATTTTACGTTGCGGGAGCCGGCGGGGGTGTGTCTGGGCCTTGCGCCCAACAACTATCCGTTGGTGCTGGCGGCGTTCAAAATCGCTCCGGCGCTGGCGGCCGGCAACAGTGTGGTGCTCAAGCCGTCGCCGGCAACGCCGCTGACAGCCCTGAAACTGGGTGAACTGTGCGTGGCGGCCGGGCTTCCCGATGGGGTGCTCAACATCGTTACCGAACCGGGGCATGAAGTGGCGGCTTACCTGCTTGAACATCCTGAAGTGGATTTGGTGTCGCTGACCGGTGGGACGGAAACCGGCAAGCTGGTAAGCCGGGCCGCGGCCGGGACGCTCAAACGGGTGCTGCTCGAACTCGGCGGCAAGTCGCCGTTCATCATCTGTGCCGACGCCGACGTGGAGCTGGCCGTGACGGGTGCCCTGATGGGGACGTTTTACAACTCCGGCCAGACCTGTACGGCGAGCACGCGGATTTTTGTCCACCGCGCCGTGTATGCGGAATTCCTGGAGCGCTTTGCCGCGGAAGCCGACCGGCTTGTGGTTGGGCCGCCCTTGGATGAGGCAACCAACAACGGCCCGCTCGTGACCCGCAGCCAGTACGAGAAGGTACTGGGTTACGTCGAGTTGGGACGGGCTGAGGGCGCGCGGCTCATCACGGGCGGCACGCATCCGTCCGGGCTGCCGGAAGCCGGCAACTATCTGCGCCCCACCATCTTTGCCGACGCGCACAATCGCATGCGCATTGCGCAGGAGGAAATCTTTGGGCCGGTGGCGTCGGTCATTCCTTTCGAGGATGAAGACGAGGTGATTGCCCAGGCCAACGATTCGGTCTATGGGCTGGCGGCTTCCGTCTGGACGCGCGACATCAAGCGTGGTCTCAACCTGATGAAAGCCCTGCGTGCCGGGCAGGTGTGGATCAACAACCACAATATCTTTTTCCCGCACGCGCCCTTTGGGGGCTACAAGCAAAGCGGCAATGCCCGTGAGGGAGGCGCGGAGGCGCTGCGCCACTACACGCAGGTCAAAAATGTCTATGTCGAACTGGGGGATATGTTGCTGACCCCGTTCTAGGTTTCAGCCGGAGCGCCCGCTCACGATGTGCCATCGTGAGCGGGCCGTCGGTTGGACGAGGGCGTACTAACTGGTTTTTTCGTCATCCGGCAGAGCGATTTCATCCACATCGCTGAACGGCTCCGGCAGGGCGTGGCGTTTGAGGTCGGCAAGGGAGACCACTTCGAGCGCCTTTTCGTGGGTGGCTTCGAGAATGACCGGCGGCGCGACACCAGCTTCAAGGGCTTCTTTCCAGCGGGAAACGCAAAGGCACCACTGGTCGCCGGGTTTGAGTCCGGGAAAGCGGAACCACGGGGCCGGGGTTGACAGGTCATTGCCCCGCGATTTGGTGAAGGCCAGAAACTCGGCCGTCATTCGGGCGCAGACGACGTGCGTGCCAATGTCATCGGGGCCGGTTTCGCACTTGCCTGTCCGGTAAAAACCGGTCAGCGGGGAGGTGCAGCAGGTTTCGAGCGGGCCGCCGAGGACGTTGCGGGGTGTCAGCTTGGTTTGGGACATGGGACGTGACCTTTGGGTGGGTGGTCTGAAATGATGGCTTCGGTGTGAGGAATTCCGGGAGGATTCCTGTGCGGAAAATTCTGGTTTGTGTGGCAGGTGGCCGTCAAGCTGACCGTCCCCGCCGGCTGCGCGGCCTGTAGATTTGGTGTTTTCAACCAGGGGGCATAGTGATGATGAGTCCAATTTTCGAGTACACCGCGCTCGTTTCGCCCATTCTGCCGGGTGAAGCCGCGCAGCTTGCCAAAAACTTTGCCTGTGCTGATCCCCACCAGCGGACGTTCATCGGGTTGCCGCCGTCGGTCAAGGACGCTCATGGGTTGCCTTCGGCGACCTGCGTTACCGTTACGTTCGAGGTCAATGCCGTTCCGGGGAGTTTGACGGCTTATATTGCCGGCGGGCGGGGTGGAATGCTGCGGCTTTCGACGGATTTGATGGAGGCGTTGCAACTGACACCGAACATGAAGGCGACGGTCCGGTTACTTTCCCGCGATGGGGACCGCCCGCAGATGGAGATCAGTATCGCGGGCTGAGTGTGGCGCACAGTCCTGGGGGCCTACATCCGCTTCCGCTGCCATTCATAGACGATGTAGCCTGGTGTCTCGCGCACGATGGGGTAGCCCCGTCGCTCAAACTCGCCTATCCAGTGTTTCATGTAGGTCTTGTGGCAGGTGAAGTAAAAATTTCCTTCCCACAGACTGAAAAACTCATCGTTGTCCAGCCAGATCGGCGCGTCTGGATGGCGTTGCAGGGCCCAGATGCCGGTTGCCACGGATGGTGGTTCGCGCTTTTTGGGATCAACATAGACGAGTTGGGAGAATTGCCCCGGGTAGTAATACCGGATTGGAAAGTACAGGTGGGCGGCGGCGACGACCGGGTAGTCCGGATTCGGCAGGTCCATGACTTCCGCAACACTTGGGGGGCTGAGACGCCAAGGCTGCATGGCTGCCCCAGACACTGGTATGCCCAGCAGGCACCAGATGGCCAGTGTTGTGAGCCGGGTCTGGTGCTCTGGCAGATGGCGAAGTCCGTAGGCGGTCAGTCCCCCAAGACCAACAAGCGTCGGAAGCAGGTATCGCTCCTGGAACATGGCCTGATGCGTAACCTTCAGAAAAGTCATCCAGAGCAGCGGCAGGCAGAGAAACCCGACGCCGCTTATCAGCCAGACATCTGCATTGCGGTTGTGGATTGTGCGGCGCCGCAGGCTGCTCCAGGTGAGTAGCCCGACCACCGCGCACAGTCCCAGGTAGGCTGGCGAGCCAAGCAGCCACCAGTAGAAATCAGCCAATTCCTTCCATTCGAGACTTATCTTCCAGAACCGCTGTTGCCCCTGCCGGTAGAGGAATGAGCTGTGCAGGGCCAGAACGACCAGCGGTGAGAACATGGCAATCCACCGCCGTCCATCGAGCTGCCGCTGTCGCCACGCCAACAGCCCCTCGATTGCCCACAGCAGGCATACCGGCAGAATGATGAGGTAGTGCAGTGCCAAGGCAATGGATAAACCAGTGCTGAGTCCGACGATTCCGACAGCTTGCCAGCTTGGGTGTCGCGTCAGTTGCCAGCCCAGAAGTCCGATACCGAGCCACCCAAGGGCAAGTCCGTACGGACGGGCTTCACTGGCATAGTACACCGCCGCCGTCAGCACAGGTGTCACCAGCGCAGCCAGGGCCGCGGCACGCGCCCCGCCCAGCAGCCGTACCCAGGCGTAGAGCGTCACGCAGAAGACCCAGTAGCCGACCATCGCCGGCAGGCGGAACGCCCCTTCGCTCTCGCCCAAAATGGACACGATGAAGCGCGTCAGGGCATAGAAAAGCGGTGGGTTCTGGTCAGGGCCGCGTTGGATGAGGTCCATCATCCCGGCCCAGTCGGGCATGGTGACGATGTAAAACGTAAACAGTTCATCCAGCCAGAAAGGCCGGGTTACCGCAGCGTGGGCTACGTAAGGCACATACAGCAGTGTAAAGAGGACAAGTGTCAAAATGTCCTCACGTAAAGCCGGTGACTTTGTTGACTCGGCTGACATGTAGATTACAACCCTGTTGTTGCGTGAGAGGCCCACCGGGACTGGAGCCTAGTCCGAAGTATAAGCATCATAGACAATGTATTCAGCCGTTTCCCGGACGACCGGCATCTGTCGTCTCTCCAGTGCCTCAAGCATTTCTCTGTCAGCAGATTTATGACAGTTTATATAGAATTTTTTATGTGATTTTCGGAAATCTTCCACATCCTCAAAACGTGGGGCGCGCGGGTTTCGTAAAAATGCGCGCAGCCCACGTTCCGGGTCTTTGGGTTGCCAATAGGTCATAATTCCAAAGACATAAACCACCTGCGGGAGTTGGTCGCGGTAGTAGTGCCTGATGGGTAGAAAACGCTGGACATTGAGGATAACTGGTTGCGTCGGGTTGGGAAGGTCTGTGATTTCCTCAATACCCGGACGTGCCAACTGCCACGGCTGGAGGCTTACCCACAGGGTTGAGGTCGCCAGAAGCATCCAGATTCCGGCCGCGAGTATTCTGGCGGGGCGTATGGCCAGATGCCGGACGCCAAAGGTCAACAGGATGGCCAGACCAGCCACGGCCGGCAGCAGGTAGCGTGGCGTAAACATGGTTTTGCCCGTTGCCTGCATCAGCACCATCCACCCTACCGGCAACCCAAAGGTCAATACCAGCCCCAACACGAGCCATTCCGGTGCATTCCGTCGGTTGCCGGGTGATGCAGGCTCGTGTGCGGTGCGGCGCTGTCGCCACTCCCGAAGCACAACCATCCCGACCATGACCAGAAAGGCCAGGCAGGCCCAGTTGCCCAGCATCCAGCGGTAAAAATCGGGAAGCTCAAACCAGCGCAGTTCCGGTTTCCAGTAAAGAAGTTTGGACTGTTCGGTGAAAACGGGCCAGTTGTAAGCCAGAACGGCCAGCGGCACGAGCAGCGCCGCCCAGACGGCCCACCGCCACTGCCGGGTACGCCAGGTGCGGTAGGCTTCCATCAGCCACAGGCACCCGATCGGAATCAGCGCCAGGTAGTGAAACGCCATCGCCAGGGACAGGCTGGCGCCCAGGCCGAGCCAGGCGCGACGGCAAGCCTCCGGTTTTTGGGCAAAGATGTCACCCAAGGCCAAGCACACCAGTGCCATACCAAAACAGCCGAGCATCAGTCCGTAGGGACGGGCCTCGCTGGCGTAGTACACCACGTTGGTGAACACCGGTGTCGTCATGGCCACCAGGGCCGCCGTCTGTCCGCCACCCAGCAGGCGTACCCAGAGGTGGAGCGTCACGCAGAGAACCCAGTACCTGACCATCGCCGGCAGGCGAAAAGCCCATTCGCTTTCACCGAATGCCAGTACAATCAGGCGTGTCACGGCGTGGAAAAGCGGTGGGTTTTGGTCAGCACCACGCCACAAAAGGTCCATGACTCCGTTCCAGTCGGGCATCGTGACGACATAGAAGGTGAACAACTCATCTATCCAGAAAGGCCGAGTCACTGCCGCGTGGGCTACGTAAGGTACATACAGCGCGGTGAACAGGGCGATGATCAGCGTATCGCTGCGCGTCAGACGGCGCTCTGCGGCCGGACTGGTATCGAACTCCATAAGGCTTGTCTCAGCGGCGACCTGGACGGATGACATGCAAACCTGAAATCCACCGGGCAAACGACAGAGGTTACTCGGTCGTTTCCAGACGCTCCGGCAAGTCCTGTTCGGTCAGAAAGACAAGCGTCAGTGTAGCGCCCAGTCCCACCAGCGTAAAGAGCGACCACGCCTCAACCCCCAGGCGCAGAATACCCGGGACAACCTGAAAACTGGACCACGTACACACCCCGAAGGCCACAAGCCACATCCGCTCCAGAGAATGGTTTTTCTGGCAGCGAAGCAGGATGGCAACCACCAGGGCCAATGTTGCAAAGTGCGCCACCCAACTGAGCTGGCTGCCAAGGACGCCCCACGCGCCAGCCACGGCCGCTGCCCGGTACACCGAAGTCCCCACGCCCCGGCAATGGGCCTGCCCAAGAAGAAAAAGCCCGCCGCTGCCAAGCAAGGCCACCGGCCAGTAGGGAAGCTGTCCCCCAACGCCAGCCCACCGGACAGCCCGCAAAAGCGCACCGTAGAGCGACTGGTTGCTGGCGACGGCAAAATCAAAATGCCACCCCTGAAGGATGATTTCCCGGTACCAGTCGTGCAGGATGGCCCACCTGTGGGTGCCCAGCGCCCCGCAGGACAGCGCATTGCCCAGCACCATCCACACCGCCCACCACGCAAGCAAACGCCACGCACGCCGTCCAACGAAGTATGGGATGAGCAATGCCGGTGAAAGCTTGACGCTGACGGCCGCCGCCAGCGCCAGTCCGCCGGTTGCGGCGCGCTGCCGATGGGCATCGGCCAGCAAGGCAAAGGTCACGAGCGCGGCGATCCAGAGATTGACCTGCCCAAGCAGGAAGTTGCCAAGCAGGACGGGCCCCAGCGCCAGCCACCACCCGGCATACATCAGATTTGGGGTGGGTGTCGGCGGCAGAACCCGCTGTACCAGTCGCCATAGCCAGCCCGCGGCCAGGACGTTACCCGCAGCCCAGAGGAATGCCGCAACCGGTAGTGGAAGCCACGCCAGCGGTACCAGAAGTTGGGCAAACAGGGGTGGATAGAGATAGGGCGTGGCGGCACGGATGGGAATCTCGTAGGGATTCCCCGTCAGCCATACCTGCCGCGCGGCAGCATAAAACACGGTGAAATCGTTGCCGTAACGCTCCGGGGTCGTGCCGCTGCGCGTGGCGCTGAACCAGCACAGCACACCGATGCCAAAGCCCCATCCCATACGGAAAAGCCACAACGATGACTTCACGTTCGAGGCGATGGGCAAGGCTATGGCGTTGGCGGCCGGCCGGGCGGACGTTGACCGGGGCGCTCCGGCGCACGGGGCTGGAATGTTCCCGGATCGGCGCGCAACTCATTGAGGATACGTACCTGGTCGGGCGTCAGAACCGTTCGGATGCGATACTGCATCCGCGCCCGAAGCTGGGTCAGGTTGGCCTCGGCGGCAGCCAGTTCGCGGGCGCACTGCTCAACCAGTGATTCACTGGTTTCCACACTGTAGATGGCTTCCGTAAGCGCCTGGCGGCACCGGAAGACCTCACGCCGCGCTGCATTCAGGGTTGGTCCCTCCTGGCGGCGAACTTCGTGCATCTGCCGGCGCTGTTCCGGCGTCAGCCCCAACACCCGCACCAGAAGACGCGATTCGTAAAGGGCGGCCGGCAGTTCTGCCCCCTGGCGCAGGATGGCCACATCGGCGTCCGGTTCAGGCATCGGGCGTGCTGGCTGCTGGGCAACCAGCACCCCGCCCACGACGCCCAACCACAGGCCGCTGAAAAGCAATTGGCAGAACATTCCGGTTGGCAACAAACGTGGCATCATGGCTTGTGTTCAGTTCGTTTGGTGTGGGTTTGAAATACCTGCCACCATGGAGACCCAGCCGGGGGAAAAAGTCGGAAAAATTCTCACCGTGACCCCGCGGGGAAACGGCATGATAGGCGACAACCATCGTTGACAGTCGGGTTGCATGCGCCCCACACTCGGTTGTCTCCCTCCCATCACTTATCACTCCCCATTGGACGTGGCCCCTATGCAGATACGTCGCAAGTTGCTTGGTTTTGCTCTCCAGTCGGTGTTCGTTGCCTCTATCGGATTTGCGCTGGTGGTGAGCGGCTGGATGGTGCTCGCCCGGACCGCACGCCCGGCGGCTCCCGACCTGTCAAAGCTCTCCATCGTGTCACACCGGGGAGAGCCGCTCAACGGCGCGGCGGCTGACCTTTCCACGGTTTTTCGGAAGGTTGGCAAGCTTGTCAAGCCATCGGTGGTCAGCCTCCGGGTCGTCGAGACCGTTTCCACCGAGTCGCTGGGGCTGGGGCGGAACCATCCGCCGATTCCGGGAATGGAGGACGGACTCAAACAGCGTGGCTCTGGCTCCGGGTTCATCATCAGTCCCGACGGATACATCGTCACCAACGAACACGTTGTCGGCAAAGCTGACAAAATCCGGGTGACGTTTGACGACGGCCGGCAGGTGCTGGCCAAGCTGGTCGGCGTGGATGCGGCCACCGATCTGGCCGTGATCAAGGTTGACCTGACGGGACTGACGCCGGTGACGCTTGGCGATCCGTCGGAAATGGAGCAGGGGGACTGGGTGATGGCGATTGGTGCGCCCTTCGGCCTCGAACAAACCCTGACGGTGGGCGTCATCAGCGCCACGGGACGCAACCTGCCGAGTTCCCGCGCCAACCGGTTTGCGCAGTACAACAACTATCTGCAAACCGATGCCTCCATCAATCCGGGCAATTCCGGGGGGCCCCTGCTCAACCTGCGGGGGGAAGTCATTGGCGTCAACACCATGATTCTTTCCGAGTCAGGCGGCAGTGAAGGCATCGGATTTGCCATTCCTTCCGATCTCGTCGAACGCATCTGCCGCAAGCTCATTCTGGAAGGGCGGGTGCGCCGGGGTTGGCTTGGCGTGAGCCTGCCGGTTCAGCCGCTGACCGACGCCCAGGCCAAATCGCTGGGCCTGCCCAATACCGAAGGGGCACTGGTCCAGGATACGGTCGGCCCCGACAGCCCGGCGGCGCGCGCCGGTTTGCGGAGCGGAGATTTCATCGTGCGTTTCGACGGCATGCCCATCCGCAATGAGCGCGAACTGACGGGCAAGGTCGCTGAAACTGAAGTCGGGAAAACGGTGACGGTCGAGTTCATCCGGGATGGACAGCGCCAGCAAACGCAGGTGACGATTGATGAACGCCCGGCCGCCGAAACGGCGATGCAGCCAACGCCCAAAACCGACGCTGCTCAGGACGCCAACCTGCTGGGTCTGAAGGTGGCGCCGCTTCCGGCTGATCTCGTCTCCAAACTGCGCCGTCCCGAAGGGGTTTTGGTTGAAGCCGTACGTCCCGCCAGTCCGGCTGACGAAGCCGGCCTGGTCAAGGGGATGGTGCTGCACAGCCTGAACCGGCGTCCGGTCAAGTCGCCCGAAGACATGGCGCAACTCACCCAGAACCTGCGCCTCGGTGAAACCGTGGTGCTCGAAGTCGAAGTGCAGCTCAACGGCCGGTGGGAGTTCCGCTTCATCTCGGTCAATATCGAGTAGCCGGAGCGCACGGCCGGCAGACCGGCTACGTGAAAAGATAAAGGGGTGGGGAATTCGTCCCCACCCCTTTTGACGTTGCCGGCGTCTGGTTGCCGGTGACGGTCAGAAGCTGTACTTGAACGCAAACTGAATGAGCCGCGGCCCCGTCGAAGTCGAGAGGATGCGCCCGAAGTTCGGGTTCAACGGCGCGCCGCCCGGCGTGATGGGCGCTCCGGTGCTGACCGGATTGGCGAAGTTCGTCTGGTTGAAGGCATTGAAGAATTCCGTGCGGAATTCAACCCGCTGCCGTTCACCAATCGGGAAGAACTTGACGATGGAGATGTCACTGTTGGCCTGCGCCGGGCCGCGCAGAATGTTGCGGCCGGTGTTGCCAAAGTTGCCAACGCCCGTCGCGACGACAAACGCACCCGTGTTGAAGTAGCTGTCCAGCCGGCTGCGCACATCCCCGCTGCGCGCGGCGCTGCCCCGGAAGCCGGGGATGAAGTCCGCCCGCGAGGCATCGAACAGTCCGCGCCCCGAAATCACGTTGAAGGGCAGTCCTGACTGGACGATGGACACCACAGCAATCTGCCAGTCGTTGACCAGGTATTTCAGCGCCCCGTCGCCCTGATAGAACTTCGGCAGGTCATAGACGAAGCTGGCCACGACGCGGTGCCGCCGGTCAAAGTCTGCCGTCCCGCGCGTTCCGGCAAAGGTGGCCTGGTCGCCCACGTCGGCCGACACGTCGCTCGTCCCGGCGGAAGTGATCTGCCCGGAGTAGTTGTCAATCGTGTGTGACCACGTGTAGGCAAACAACCCCTGAAGCCCCTTGGCCAGCCGCCGCGTCACGCTGATTTGCAACGAGTTGTAGCTGGAGTTGGCGGTTGTTTCCTGGGCGTGGACGCCAAAACCGATGGTTG
This window contains:
- a CDS encoding aldehyde dehydrogenase codes for the protein MSAPHTAPDTPATGDLPTYQMLIDGQLVGAENGRVFHTVSPADGTPLAAVPHASVADAERAVQAARAAYELGTWRNADGSMRAKILNRLADLIEANLDVLAQLEARDQGKPVGYARAFEIPVVVDTFRHFAGWADKIYGETIPVPASGLDFTLREPAGVCLGLAPNNYPLVLAAFKIAPALAAGNSVVLKPSPATPLTALKLGELCVAAGLPDGVLNIVTEPGHEVAAYLLEHPEVDLVSLTGGTETGKLVSRAAAGTLKRVLLELGGKSPFIICADADVELAVTGALMGTFYNSGQTCTASTRIFVHRAVYAEFLERFAAEADRLVVGPPLDEATNNGPLVTRSQYEKVLGYVELGRAEGARLITGGTHPSGLPEAGNYLRPTIFADAHNRMRIAQEEIFGPVASVIPFEDEDEVIAQANDSVYGLAASVWTRDIKRGLNLMKALRAGQVWINNHNIFFPHAPFGGYKQSGNAREGGAEALRHYTQVKNVYVELGDMLLTPF
- a CDS encoding DUF2237 family protein — its product is MSQTKLTPRNVLGGPLETCCTSPLTGFYRTGKCETGPDDIGTHVVCARMTAEFLAFTKSRGNDLSTPAPWFRFPGLKPGDQWCLCVSRWKEALEAGVAPPVILEATHEKALEVVSLADLKRHALPEPFSDVDEIALPDDEKTS
- a CDS encoding glycosyltransferase family 39 protein, whose protein sequence is MTLVLFTLLYVPYVAHAAVTRPFWLDELFTFYIVTMPDWAGMMDLIQRGPDQNPPLFYALTRFIVSILGESEGAFRLPAMVGYWVFCVTLYAWVRLLGGARAAALAALVTPVLTAAVYYASEARPYGLALGWLGIGLLGWQLTRHPSWQAVGIVGLSTGLSIALALHYLIILPVCLLWAIEGLLAWRQRQLDGRRWIAMFSPLVVLALHSSFLYRQGQQRFWKISLEWKELADFYWWLLGSPAYLGLCAVVGLLTWSSLRRRTIHNRNADVWLISGVGFLCLPLLWMTFLKVTHQAMFQERYLLPTLVGLGGLTAYGLRHLPEHQTRLTTLAIWCLLGIPVSGAAMQPWRLSPPSVAEVMDLPNPDYPVVAAAHLYFPIRYYYPGQFSQLVYVDPKKREPPSVATGIWALQRHPDAPIWLDNDEFFSLWEGNFYFTCHKTYMKHWIGEFERRGYPIVRETPGYIVYEWQRKRM
- a CDS encoding glycosyltransferase family 39 protein, yielding MSSVQVAAETSLMEFDTSPAAERRLTRSDTLIIALFTALYVPYVAHAAVTRPFWIDELFTFYVVTMPDWNGVMDLLWRGADQNPPLFHAVTRLIVLAFGESEWAFRLPAMVRYWVLCVTLHLWVRLLGGGQTAALVAMTTPVFTNVVYYASEARPYGLMLGCFGMALVCLALGDIFAQKPEACRRAWLGLGASLSLAMAFHYLALIPIGCLWLMEAYRTWRTRQWRWAVWAALLVPLAVLAYNWPVFTEQSKLLYWKPELRWFELPDFYRWMLGNWACLAFLVMVGMVVLREWRQRRTAHEPASPGNRRNAPEWLVLGLVLTFGLPVGWMVLMQATGKTMFTPRYLLPAVAGLAILLTFGVRHLAIRPARILAAGIWMLLATSTLWVSLQPWQLARPGIEEITDLPNPTQPVILNVQRFLPIRHYYRDQLPQVVYVFGIMTYWQPKDPERGLRAFLRNPRAPRFEDVEDFRKSHKKFYINCHKSADREMLEALERRQMPVVRETAEYIVYDAYTSD
- a CDS encoding glycosyltransferase family 87 protein, with the protein product MGWGFGIGVLCWFSATRSGTTPERYGNDFTVFYAAARQVWLTGNPYEIPIRAATPYLYPPLFAQLLVPLAWLPLPVAAFLWAAGNVLAAGWLWRLVQRVLPPTPTPNLMYAGWWLALGPVLLGNFLLGQVNLWIAALVTFALLADAHRQRAATGGLALAAAVSVKLSPALLIPYFVGRRAWRLLAWWAVWMVLGNALSCGALGTHRWAILHDWYREIILQGWHFDFAVASNQSLYGALLRAVRWAGVGGQLPYWPVALLGSGGLFLLGQAHCRGVGTSVYRAAAVAGAWGVLGSQLSWVAHFATLALVVAILLRCQKNHSLERMWLVAFGVCTWSSFQVVPGILRLGVEAWSLFTLVGLGATLTLVFLTEQDLPERLETTE
- a CDS encoding Spy/CpxP family protein refolding chaperone, encoding MMPRLLPTGMFCQLLFSGLWLGVVGGVLVAQQPARPMPEPDADVAILRQGAELPAALYESRLLVRVLGLTPEQRRQMHEVRRQEGPTLNAARREVFRCRQALTEAIYSVETSESLVEQCARELAAAEANLTQLRARMQYRIRTVLTPDQVRILNELRADPGTFQPRAPERPGQRPPGRPPTP
- a CDS encoding Do family serine endopeptidase; amino-acid sequence: MQIRRKLLGFALQSVFVASIGFALVVSGWMVLARTARPAAPDLSKLSIVSHRGEPLNGAAADLSTVFRKVGKLVKPSVVSLRVVETVSTESLGLGRNHPPIPGMEDGLKQRGSGSGFIISPDGYIVTNEHVVGKADKIRVTFDDGRQVLAKLVGVDAATDLAVIKVDLTGLTPVTLGDPSEMEQGDWVMAIGAPFGLEQTLTVGVISATGRNLPSSRANRFAQYNNYLQTDASINPGNSGGPLLNLRGEVIGVNTMILSESGGSEGIGFAIPSDLVERICRKLILEGRVRRGWLGVSLPVQPLTDAQAKSLGLPNTEGALVQDTVGPDSPAARAGLRSGDFIVRFDGMPIRNERELTGKVAETEVGKTVTVEFIRDGQRQQTQVTIDERPAAETAMQPTPKTDAAQDANLLGLKVAPLPADLVSKLRRPEGVLVEAVRPASPADEAGLVKGMVLHSLNRRPVKSPEDMAQLTQNLRLGETVVLEVEVQLNGRWEFRFISVNIE